A section of the Carya illinoinensis cultivar Pawnee chromosome 12, C.illinoinensisPawnee_v1, whole genome shotgun sequence genome encodes:
- the LOC122288959 gene encoding NADH dehydrogenase (ubiquinone) complex I, assembly factor 6, whose amino-acid sequence MSGASAASSLRSAFSYCVQQVRNYDYHHYLCLLELPPHFRKAAFALRAFNVETARAMDVASDPRIGLMRLVWWQEAIDKMYAEKLIEHPTAQALSSVICENKISKGWLKRSVEARINDARREVTDIPETIEELEKYAEDTVSTILYMTLQAGGIRSTAADHAASHIGKASGLLLLLKSLPYHASRNRHFSYIPAKVAAKHGLLVKEGGRSEIHLDSRERLCDAVFEMASVANIHLQKARQLAGTVPAEARPVLLQAVPAQVLLDSLSRVQFDVFDPRLSRGVLGTSPLWYQLKLKWHSWMGKY is encoded by the coding sequence ATGAGTGGTGCTTCTGCAGCTAGTAGCTTAAGGTCAGCATTCTCTTACTGTGTACAGCAGGTGCGAAATTATGATTACCATCACTACCTCTGCCTCCTTGAACTTCCGCCTCACTTCCGAAAGGCTGCTTTTGCACTCCGTGCCTTCAATGTTGAAACTGCAAGAGCCATGGATGTTGCTTCTGATCCCAGGATTGGTCTCATGCGCCTTGTCTGGTGGCAGGAAGCTATAGACAAAATGTATGCTGAAAAGCTAATCGAGCACCCAACTGCACAGGCCCTATCATCAGTGATATGCGAGAATAAAATTAGCAAGGGGTGGCTGAAACGGTCTGTTGAAGCTCGGATCAACGATGCAAGAAGAGAGGTCACCGACATTCCTGAAACTATTGAAGAGTTGGAAAAATATGCCGAAGACACTGTATCAACCATTCTGTACATGACACTTCAAGCTGGTGGTATCAGGTCCACCGCAGCCGACCATGCAGCATCTCACATTGGTAAAGCAAGTGGCCTCCTTTTGCTGCTTAAGTCACTACCTTACCATGCTAGCCGCAACCGTCATTTTTCTTACATACCGGCTAAAGTGGCTGCCAAGCATGGGTTGTTGGTGAAGGAGGGAGGTAGATCAGAGATCCACTTGGATTCTCGTGAGCGCTTGTGTGATGCAGTCTTTGAGATGGCCTCAGTTGCTAATATCCATTTACAGAAAGCTCGTCAACTTGCTGGAACAGTACCGGCCGAGGCTCGCCCGGTGCTGCTGCAGGCAGTTCCTGCCCAAGTTCTCTTGGACTCCCTCAGCCGGGTACAGTTTGATGTATTTGATCCAAGGTTATCACGAGGGGTATTGGGTACTTCTCCTTTGTGGTATCAATTGAAACTGAAGTGGCATTCATGGATGGGGAAATATTGA
- the LOC122289005 gene encoding NAC domain-containing protein 7 isoform X1, translated as MSQVLGRDMNAFSHVPPGFRFHPTDEELVDYYLRKKIASKRIDLDVIRDVDLYKIEPWDLQELCKLGTDDQNEWYFFSHKDKKYPTGTRTNRATKAGFWKATGRDKAIYSRLSLIGMRKTLVFYKGRAPNGQKSDWIMHEYRLETNENGTSQEEGWVVCRVFKKRMTAMRKAGEYESLYNWYEEQVSFVPELDSPRRVSHPLNASYAHHHHYHHCKQEPDHDHLQYNMPNHHHDHAFLQLPHLESPKLPQYSASSVSCNSNLVPYAVFDRNNTGSALQSSNLTQDQEQQHMMQIKAGHQQNMINSFYCNNEQAMEQVSTADWRVLDKFVASQLSHDHQDSSKDTNYSSAAHVFHVAEHMNMLSDSKRPETTEEFGSTSASSCQIDLWK; from the exons AT GTCTCAAGTTCTTGGGAGAGATATGAATGCGTTTTCACATGTTCCTCCAGGCTTTAGATTCCACCCGACAGATGAAGAACTTGTTGATTATTATCTGAGGAAAAAGATTGCTTCTAAAAGGATTGATCTAGACGTCATCAGAGATGTTGATCTTTACAAAATTGAACCATGGGATCTTCAAG AACTATGCAAACTTGGAACTGACGATCAGAATGAATGGTATTTCTTTAGCCATAAAGATAAGAAGTATCCAACTGGGACTCGCACAAATAGAGCTACAAAAGCAGGATTCTGGAAAGCTACTGGAAGAGACAAGGCTATTTACTCTAGGCTTAGCTTGATTGGCATGAGAAAAACTTTAGTATTTTATAAAGGACGAGCCCCTAATGGCCAAAAGTCGGATTGGATCATGCATGAGTATCGACTTGAAACAAACGAAAATGGGACCTCTCAG GAAGAAGGATGGGTTGTATGCAGAGTGTTCAAGAAGCGAATGACAGCTATGAGGAAAGCGGGCGAGTATGAATCCCTTTATAATTGGTACGAAGAACAGGTCTCATTTGTGCCCGAACTTGATTCCCCAAGGCGAGTTTCTCACCCCTTGAATGCATCCTACGCCCATCACCACCACTATCATCACTGCAAGCAAGAGCCTGATCATGATCATTTGCAATATAATATGCCTaatcatcatcatgatcatgcTTTCCTCCAGCTCCCTCACCTAGAAAGCCCTAAACTTCCACAGTACTCAGCCAGCAGCGTAAGTTGCAACTCAAATTTAGTTCCCTATGCTGTCTTTGATAGGAACAATACTGGAAGCGCTTTGCAGTCCTCGAACCTCACTCAAGATCAAGAACAACAACACATGATGCAGATCAAAGCTGGCCATCAGCAGAACATGATAAACTCATTTTACTGTAACAACGAGCAAGCGATGGAACAGGTGAGTACTGCAGATTGGCGTGTCCTTGACAAATTTGTTGCATCTCAGCTCAGCCATGACCATCAGGATTCTTCCAAGGACACGAATTATTCTAGTGCAGCTCATGTCTTTCACGTGGCTGAACATATGAACATGTTATCAGACTCCAAAAGACCAGAAACTACCGAGGAGTTTGGCTCCACATCTGCCTCCAGTTGCCAAATTGACCTGTGGAAGTGA
- the LOC122289005 gene encoding NAC domain-containing protein 26 isoform X3: MSQVLGRDMNAFSHVPPGFRFHPTDEELVDYYLRKKIASKRIDLDVIRDVDLYKIEPWDLQELCKLGTDDQNEWYFFSHKDKKYPTGTRTNRATKAGFWKATGRDKAIYSRLSLIGMRKTLVFYKGRAPNGQKSDWIMHEYRLETNENGTSQEEGWVVCRVFKKRMTAMRKAGEYESLYNWYEEQVSFVPELDSPRNNTGSALQSSNLTQDQEQQHMMQIKAGHQQNMINSFYCNNEQAMEQVSTADWRVLDKFVASQLSHDHQDSSKDTNYSSAAHVFHVAEHMNMLSDSKRPETTEEFGSTSASSCQIDLWK, from the exons AT GTCTCAAGTTCTTGGGAGAGATATGAATGCGTTTTCACATGTTCCTCCAGGCTTTAGATTCCACCCGACAGATGAAGAACTTGTTGATTATTATCTGAGGAAAAAGATTGCTTCTAAAAGGATTGATCTAGACGTCATCAGAGATGTTGATCTTTACAAAATTGAACCATGGGATCTTCAAG AACTATGCAAACTTGGAACTGACGATCAGAATGAATGGTATTTCTTTAGCCATAAAGATAAGAAGTATCCAACTGGGACTCGCACAAATAGAGCTACAAAAGCAGGATTCTGGAAAGCTACTGGAAGAGACAAGGCTATTTACTCTAGGCTTAGCTTGATTGGCATGAGAAAAACTTTAGTATTTTATAAAGGACGAGCCCCTAATGGCCAAAAGTCGGATTGGATCATGCATGAGTATCGACTTGAAACAAACGAAAATGGGACCTCTCAG GAAGAAGGATGGGTTGTATGCAGAGTGTTCAAGAAGCGAATGACAGCTATGAGGAAAGCGGGCGAGTATGAATCCCTTTATAATTGGTACGAAGAACAGGTCTCATTTGTGCCCGAACTTGATTCCCCAAG GAACAATACTGGAAGCGCTTTGCAGTCCTCGAACCTCACTCAAGATCAAGAACAACAACACATGATGCAGATCAAAGCTGGCCATCAGCAGAACATGATAAACTCATTTTACTGTAACAACGAGCAAGCGATGGAACAGGTGAGTACTGCAGATTGGCGTGTCCTTGACAAATTTGTTGCATCTCAGCTCAGCCATGACCATCAGGATTCTTCCAAGGACACGAATTATTCTAGTGCAGCTCATGTCTTTCACGTGGCTGAACATATGAACATGTTATCAGACTCCAAAAGACCAGAAACTACCGAGGAGTTTGGCTCCACATCTGCCTCCAGTTGCCAAATTGACCTGTGGAAGTGA
- the LOC122289005 gene encoding NAC domain-containing protein 7 isoform X2: MNAFSHVPPGFRFHPTDEELVDYYLRKKIASKRIDLDVIRDVDLYKIEPWDLQELCKLGTDDQNEWYFFSHKDKKYPTGTRTNRATKAGFWKATGRDKAIYSRLSLIGMRKTLVFYKGRAPNGQKSDWIMHEYRLETNENGTSQEEGWVVCRVFKKRMTAMRKAGEYESLYNWYEEQVSFVPELDSPRRVSHPLNASYAHHHHYHHCKQEPDHDHLQYNMPNHHHDHAFLQLPHLESPKLPQYSASSVSCNSNLVPYAVFDRNNTGSALQSSNLTQDQEQQHMMQIKAGHQQNMINSFYCNNEQAMEQVSTADWRVLDKFVASQLSHDHQDSSKDTNYSSAAHVFHVAEHMNMLSDSKRPETTEEFGSTSASSCQIDLWK, encoded by the exons ATGAATGCGTTTTCACATGTTCCTCCAGGCTTTAGATTCCACCCGACAGATGAAGAACTTGTTGATTATTATCTGAGGAAAAAGATTGCTTCTAAAAGGATTGATCTAGACGTCATCAGAGATGTTGATCTTTACAAAATTGAACCATGGGATCTTCAAG AACTATGCAAACTTGGAACTGACGATCAGAATGAATGGTATTTCTTTAGCCATAAAGATAAGAAGTATCCAACTGGGACTCGCACAAATAGAGCTACAAAAGCAGGATTCTGGAAAGCTACTGGAAGAGACAAGGCTATTTACTCTAGGCTTAGCTTGATTGGCATGAGAAAAACTTTAGTATTTTATAAAGGACGAGCCCCTAATGGCCAAAAGTCGGATTGGATCATGCATGAGTATCGACTTGAAACAAACGAAAATGGGACCTCTCAG GAAGAAGGATGGGTTGTATGCAGAGTGTTCAAGAAGCGAATGACAGCTATGAGGAAAGCGGGCGAGTATGAATCCCTTTATAATTGGTACGAAGAACAGGTCTCATTTGTGCCCGAACTTGATTCCCCAAGGCGAGTTTCTCACCCCTTGAATGCATCCTACGCCCATCACCACCACTATCATCACTGCAAGCAAGAGCCTGATCATGATCATTTGCAATATAATATGCCTaatcatcatcatgatcatgcTTTCCTCCAGCTCCCTCACCTAGAAAGCCCTAAACTTCCACAGTACTCAGCCAGCAGCGTAAGTTGCAACTCAAATTTAGTTCCCTATGCTGTCTTTGATAGGAACAATACTGGAAGCGCTTTGCAGTCCTCGAACCTCACTCAAGATCAAGAACAACAACACATGATGCAGATCAAAGCTGGCCATCAGCAGAACATGATAAACTCATTTTACTGTAACAACGAGCAAGCGATGGAACAGGTGAGTACTGCAGATTGGCGTGTCCTTGACAAATTTGTTGCATCTCAGCTCAGCCATGACCATCAGGATTCTTCCAAGGACACGAATTATTCTAGTGCAGCTCATGTCTTTCACGTGGCTGAACATATGAACATGTTATCAGACTCCAAAAGACCAGAAACTACCGAGGAGTTTGGCTCCACATCTGCCTCCAGTTGCCAAATTGACCTGTGGAAGTGA